A stretch of Bacteroidota bacterium DNA encodes these proteins:
- a CDS encoding class I fructose-bisphosphate aldolase, producing the protein MSTAVASSKLAELLGANAGKLLNHTCKGIPKETIHLPGKDFVERIFSISNRSGKVMDNLNMIYNHGRLSGTGYLSILPVDQGIEHSAGASFAPNPACFDPENIVKLAVEGGCNAVASTFGVLGMVAKKYAGKIPFIVKINHNEFLSYPNKYDQILFGTVESAYNMGAAAVGATIYFGSPESSRQITEIANAFERAHELGMATVLWCYLRNSAFKKDGTDYHNAADLTGQANHLGVTIQADIIKQKLPTNNGGFTALNFGKTNAKVYSELTTDNPIDLCRYQVANCYMGRIGLINSGGESKGASDLAEAVTTAVINKRAGGHGLISGRKAFQKPMKDGIALLNAIQDVYSNKEITIA; encoded by the coding sequence GAATTCCAAAAGAAACAATTCACTTGCCGGGAAAAGATTTTGTAGAAAGGATTTTTTCCATCTCCAACCGCAGCGGCAAGGTGATGGATAACCTGAACATGATTTACAATCACGGGCGATTATCCGGCACCGGTTATCTTTCCATTCTTCCCGTTGACCAGGGCATTGAACATTCTGCAGGCGCATCTTTCGCACCCAACCCTGCCTGCTTTGACCCGGAGAATATTGTAAAACTTGCTGTGGAAGGCGGCTGCAACGCGGTGGCTTCCACTTTCGGAGTGCTCGGAATGGTGGCGAAGAAATATGCAGGCAAAATTCCGTTCATCGTAAAAATTAATCATAACGAATTTCTTTCTTATCCGAATAAATACGACCAGATTCTTTTTGGAACGGTGGAAAGCGCATACAACATGGGCGCTGCCGCTGTGGGCGCAACCATTTATTTCGGTTCTCCCGAATCTTCAAGGCAGATTACCGAAATTGCAAATGCATTCGAGCGAGCGCATGAATTGGGAATGGCAACGGTGCTCTGGTGCTACCTGAGAAATTCCGCTTTCAAAAAAGACGGAACCGATTATCACAACGCTGCCGATTTAACCGGACAGGCAAATCATTTGGGTGTAACTATTCAGGCGGATATTATCAAGCAAAAACTTCCGACAAACAACGGAGGATTCACCGCTTTGAATTTCGGAAAGACAAATGCAAAAGTTTATTCCGAACTCACCACCGACAATCCGATTGATTTATGCCGTTATCAGGTGGCGAATTGTTACATGGGAAGAATCGGTTTAATCAATTCAGGCGGAGAATCAAAAGGCGCGAGCGATTTGGCGGAAGCCGTTACCACTGCAGTGATTAACAAACGCGCAGGCGGTCACGGTTTGATTTCCGGACGTAAAGCATTTCAGAAACCGATGAAAGACGGAATTGCTTTGCTGAATGCGATTCAGGATGTGTATTCGAATAAAGAAATCACAATTGCATAA